Proteins from a genomic interval of Verrucomicrobium sp.:
- a CDS encoding NADH-quinone oxidoreductase subunit K: MTFHAYAAAAAFLFFLGIFGMVARRNLFAQLLSLQLLFAGAALLLAAFSRFRDRDGAVLAVFVLMVAAVWTAAAAALLGFLQRRRRTIRSEDFTTLKF; encoded by the coding sequence GTGACTTTCCACGCCTACGCGGCGGCGGCCGCCTTCCTCTTTTTCCTGGGAATTTTTGGGATGGTCGCCCGGCGCAATCTCTTTGCCCAGCTGCTTTCCCTTCAGCTTCTCTTTGCCGGGGCAGCCCTGCTTCTGGCCGCCTTCAGCCGCTTCCGGGACCGGGACGGGGCGGTGTTGGCCGTTTTTGTCCTGATGGTGGCGGCTGTCTGGACGGCGGCGGCCGCGGCGCTCCTCGGCTTTCTGCAGCGCCGCCGGCGGACGATCCGGAGCGAGGATTTCACGACCCTCAAGTTTTAG